The following proteins are co-located in the Vidua macroura isolate BioBank_ID:100142 chromosome 1, ASM2450914v1, whole genome shotgun sequence genome:
- the HHATL gene encoding protein-cysteine N-palmitoyltransferase HHAT-like protein has translation MGVKAMLPSYELGFYALVVTCAVLYSGSGILEASRDSMNRKAFRDGIKPGWHYFGRKMDVADFEWVMWFTSFRNVIIFALSGHVLFGKICSMTVPQHRAVMYMIYGVLAVLGSMGLVYLMIILSHCLLLYSVALAKQKWLCYVAGLCCLASFKVEPFGSWQSGFVTGAFDLQDVLFYGGCTFTIMRCMSFALESSEKEEGIYSIFDLLKYNFYLPFFFFGPVMTFDQFHAQVSTRELRRKDDEMKSIRVNALLHVGAIVAVDIFFHFFYILTLPSDLKFVNRLSDWSLAGLAYSNLVYDWVKAAVMFGVINTIARLDHLDPPQPPKCITMLYIFAETHFDRGINDWLCKYVYDHIGENHDNILKELVASISTFAITTLWLGPCQVVYIWSLVNCFGLNFELWVQKFFQLGPFAKLEAKLSGAMSRRIRAAFGAVNFWAIVLYNILALNSLEFALLVTKRLLVMGFPVSTLSIWFITYCGVQLIKERERVLAVREEEKGDKAKVE, from the exons ATGGGGGTTAAGGCGATGCTCCCCAGCTACGAGCTGGGTTTTTATGCCCTCGTGGTGACCTGTGCCGTGCTCTACAGCGGCAGCGGCATCTTGGAGGCATCCAGAG ACAGCATGAACAGAAAGGCCTTTCGGGATGGCATAAAGCCAGGCTGGCACTACTTTGGCAGGAAGATG gatgtGGCTGATTTTGAGTGGGTGATGTGGTTCACCTCGTTCAGGAACGTCATCATCTTCGCCCTCTCAGGACACGTCCTCTTCGGCAAGATCTGCTCCATGACTGTGCCACAG CACCGGGCTGTGATGTACATGATCTACGgggtcctggctgtgctgggcagcatGGGGCTGGTCTACCTGATGATCATCCTCTCCCACTGCCTGCTCCTCTACTCGGTGGCCCTGGCCAAGCAGAAGTGGCTCTGCTACGTGgccgggctctgctgcctcGCCTCCTTCAAGGTGGAGCCCTTTGGCTCGTGGCAG AGCGGGTTTGTGACGGGAGCTTTTGATCTCCAAGACGTCCTTTTCTACGGAGGATGCACCTTCACCATCATGCGCTGCATGAGCTTTGCCCTCGAGAGCTCCGAGAAGGAAGAGGGCATCTACTCCATCTTCGACCTCCTCAAGTACAACTTCTACCTCCCATTCTTCTTCTTCGGGCCTGTCATGACGTTTGACCAGTTCCACGCCCAG GTGAGCACGCGAGAGCTGAGGCGCAAGGACGACGAGATGAAGAGCATCCGTGTCAATGCCCTGCTCCACGTGGGGGCCATCGTGGCTGTGGACATCTTCTTCCACTTCTTCTACATCCTCACCCTCCCTTCTGACCTGAAGTTCGTGAACCGCCTCTCGGACTGGTCCTTGG CTGGCCTGGCCTACTCCAATCTGGTCTATGACTGGGTGAAGGCTGCTGTCATGTTTGGGGTCATCAACACCATCGCCAGACTGGACCACCTGGACCCACCCCAGCCCCCAAAATGCATCACCATGCTCTACATCTTTGCCGAAAC GCATTTTGACAGAGGGATTAATGACTGGCTGTGCAA GTACGTGTATGACCACATTGGAGAGAACCACGACAACATCCTGAAGGAGCTGGTGGCCAGCATCAGCACCTTTGCCATCACCACGCTGTGGCTGGGGCCCTGCCAGGTCGTTTACATCTGGTCCCTCGTCAACTGCTTCGGCCTCAACTTCGAGCTCTGGGTGCAGAAGTTCTTCCAGCTGGGGCCCTTTGCCAAGCTGGag GCCAAGCTGTCAGGGGCCATGTCTCGGCGGATCAGGGCAGCTTTTGGGGCGGTGAACTTCTGGGCCATCGTCCTCTACAACATCCTGGCCCTCAACAGCCTGGAGTTTGCACTGCTGGTGACCAAGAGACTCCTCGTGATGG GTTTCCCTGTGAGCACCTTGTCCATCTGGTTCATCACGTACTGCGGCGTGCAGCTGATCAAGGAGCGCGAGCGCGTCCTGGCCGTccgggaggaggagaagggtgACAAGGCAAAGGTGGAGTAG